The sequence below is a genomic window from Chanos chanos chromosome 16, fChaCha1.1, whole genome shotgun sequence.
TTGCCTTTCGGAACCACTGGATAGGAGAACCCAATGACGTACACACCTGCGAGAGAGAAACCGCAGAAAGGCGGAGGAAGGAGcgagaggaaaagaaagtggAGGATGGAGGGCGAGAGATTAAATTCGTCGTATGGGTTTGAATTCTTTGAGAGCACAACATCAGTGCAGGGGTGAGACTTCTTGTTTTTCACATCCATAATAGCTAAACTAAAACCTCTTTTAGAAAAAGTAAAGTCAACATTCTGCATAGTTTTAACAAGAACTTTTCAAGACTTCAAATTAATGTGCAATTCTTTCACAAATGTCTTCTTACTTTAGAACATAACTATAACAAGCCATAAAACACCAAGCTTGGTGTATCATAGCTGCCTTAGCTGAAGTACTATATTTACCTGCTGAAATCAAACTGATCTCATGACTTCTCATGAAACAACTATTATTATCCAACAGCCCAACTATACTTTGTTCTGTCCTAGAATGAATACTGCTGCTTGCTTCACTGGCATTCTCTTCCATTTGATCTTGCAGTTACTGTGATCTTTTTCCAAGGATttgaaagaaataataataataataataatggggAGAATTTCTCACCCAGTTTGAGCATGTCGTCCGCCATGACGGAGGCCAGACGGGCGTCCCCAAGCATGACGGGACAGATGGGGTGAGTTGTCCCTGAAATGGTGAACCCAGCCTGGGTCATGGCGTTTCTGAACCTGGGGGTGGAccaggagaagaaagagaaaagtcttTTCCAGTATTTCTGTAGTACATTTGttcaaaaagctttttttttttaaaaaaacgccTCTGTTATAAAGGTTGACTTCTGGACTTCTGGTATTCTGTTGTCAGCAGGTTGTACTTTTGATCTTCCAAGCCAAGGAAACTGAGccaacaaaagaacaaagcagTTTTTCTTTAAGCTTAACATTAAACCCTCTGAGTGGGAGtcatttcaaaaacatgaaTTTGCTTTTGTGTTCAGGGGACAAACACTGCAGGCTTATCATCTGTCCTCAGAGATAAGCAGGCAACATTCGAAATGTTTACACAGGCAAGAGGTTGTAGTTAGTTCCACCAAAACTCAGAGCTCCCACCCCCCACAACTCCTACCTCATGGTTTTGGCTGCCATGCTCTGAGCAATTTCATTGGACGCCAGCAGCAGTTCCACAGCCCGGGTGGCACAGCCCACAacaggaggggggagagagttagagaagagGTATGGACGAGAACGCTGCCTCAGCAAGTCGATTAAAGGTTTAGGGCCAACTGTGTATCCAcctgagcattaaaaaaaataaaggcattTACTTAACTTCAATATTtcaaaaaacatgttaaaaaatacaatacacaaGCCAATAGAGAGGCCTTGATCATAAGAACACCACAGTATAAACCTAAAATAGATATGAAGATCAAACACAGAGCGCTTAGCACGAGGAAACTTATCTCGAAAGCATAAGTGTTTTTTCCTATGTCTCCTAAGTAAAGCTGTTCTCTCACAGACTGATGTAACAGTAGATAAGAGACTGACCCACCTGCTGCTCCACCCAAAGCCTTTCCCAGGGTGGAGTTCACAATGTGCACTCTGTCCATCACCCCAAGCAACTCATCTGTGCctctgcacacatacacagcattaTTAACACGCCATGTACTATTCATTAAGGcatataaaatattcaaaaaagtATGTGATAACTCTGATTCGATGTATTTTAAACAGGCATTTGCTTTAACAGTACTGAGAATAAAAGTCTCTTAGAGACCTGAGGTACTCTGAGTCTGCACAGACAGACTTGCTTTGACTAAAACTAAAATTGGTAGCACCTCCACTGATTGGCTAAATTCTGTCAACTTGCCATTCATTGGTTCCTCAACTGATTCTAGAATGTTGAGAGCGAAAGGCTCCGGTGAATAGTGTCCTTTGTAAGAGGTGACTTGGCCATTTCTTCTGCAGTTCTTAGCTACAACTTCCTCCCTTCTTAGTGTTATCCGCACCCCCCTTTCCTCGTACCCACCTGCCCCGGGAGCCGAGAAATCCCGTGGCGTGGCATTCATCGATGAAGACCATAGCTTTATACTGCTCTGCCAGATCACAGATCTCCCTCAGGGGAGCCACGTCCCCATCCATGGAGAACACGCCATCTGTCACCACCAGCCGCAGTCGCGATGACTGAAAACGAAAAACAGAGAAACCGCTGAGGGCTGGGGCCAAGATGGCAGTACTGGATTGACACAGCAACAGTTAGTCCGTGAGTTGCGGTCAGGACGTTCAACTGTTCTGGAGCGATCCTCCAGTCAGTGGATTGTAGTGTTTGACGAATGTAAATAATATCATGCAAAACAACTAGGCAAGTGTTTCACAACTCAGCAGGACTGCTGGTCAGTCCAGTAAACAGTGCTTTATTGTTTGTTCTCCTTATCTACAACCAGCTGTATGGTGTTTCTACATCTTTCttataaaagtttttttttttaataaaacatgattATGAAATAGGCTTGAGTTTAATAAGAAGTAAAtacatatgaaatatggaaTGCTAAACTTGTGGAACTTCTGATTTAGCAAAGTACCTTCTTGGACAGCAACTCATTAAAAGCGTCAattcaaaatctaaaaatgtcAGTCGAATGTCAGCTTCATCCATTGtactcatttttttaaattgccaTATCAGAAATTCTTGACCGCAGTGATTACATAAGAGTGACACGTCTTGAGAAATCCTCTTTACAGTAAGGCATGTCAGGCAAGAGTTCAGAGGAGCTGAACACTGTTAGCGATTAGCGTTTAGCAATTAGCATAACGGCATCCACTCTACCTGCGACTCCTTCAGCTTGTCCTCCAAGTCATTCATGTCCATATGTTTGTAGCGGAACCTCTTGGCACGGCATAGTCTGATCCCGTCAATGATAGACGCGTGGTTCAGCTCGTCCGACAGAACAGCGTCATCTGGGCCCAGCAGAACCTACGGTGAAAGGAAGGCTATTTAACCAATTTGCACAAGCTTCAGTTTACAGTTATACATTTATAAGTAACAGCTGTGGCCAATGTGACTACTTTAACAGTTGTAGGACAGAAGTAGCTTTTCTCACTTCACTAAATTTTCCATGAATTGTGTAAGAGTGCCACAAGACTTTCCTGTTATGTTGTAAGAAGCTGGAGATtttttattagtattattattattattttcattgacTGTATAAAATACATTGCAGAAGACACAGATAACAGCTGCAGAGTGGTCAAGGTCAGTTTCAGGTTTGTCATCCTTATTATCTTGCatcatgtaaaataaaaatgaagttgCTCACACGTGTGGGagcagcacacaaacacatatagcCAATGGCTGTCATTCTCAGGTGGTGGGTTCTAGAAAGTATAGTACCTCAAATAGACCAGCATTAGCATCGAAACAGCTCGCATATAGGATGCAGTCTTCTCTTTCGTGGAATAGGGCCAGCTTCTTTTCCAGGTCCTTATGGAGGTCCTGACAGGAGGAAGAATCACCAGAAGGACAACAGTGATAAGACAAATAACTCAAGACAAACGTGATATTGGCAACAGTCATAACGGACTATTAATGTGATTCAACTTAAAACAGCCAcagcttttaaaataaaaagattatTTACCACTACAATAATTCAAACAATATTCTGGCTACTTTCCAGTAGCTGAGATTAAAAGACAACTACATCTTGGTCTGCAAGCTACTCAAAGACTCCACTCTGATGTTGCTGTTACTTGCAAAATTGCAAAAATTTTTGTCCCACCCTTACAGAACAGGGTACACTGAAGGGAAGTAACAGTAGCAGAAGGACAGTAAGCCATTAATCAGATCAGTTTCATTTCAGGCGGCACCCAGCTTTGCCTCAGCGTATTCACAACTCATTATTAACCTAACACTATAAGGCCTTTAAAGCCGTGAGTTCACTCACCTGAGTGCCGCAGATGAATCGGACAGAACTTAAACCTGCTCCGTATTTCTTCAACGCGTCAATCCCTGCCTGTACCACCTCCGGGTGACTGGACAGCCCAAGGTAGTTGTTGGCACAGAAATTCAGTATTTCTTAACacagggaaagaaacagagagcacaTATAAAATGTGAAAGGGGTCATGCAGGCTACGCAAATCGAAAAGACTGACCAATCTGAAAATACTATTGATTTAGTAACTAGGCAGTGGGTTAAGAGGACAGTTATCTCAGTGACCTTGTGCGAGACATAAAAAGAATAGCCAACACTTTTGCCATGGAATTTCTGACGTTGCTTACAcatgaggaagaagagaggtatgacagaaaacaatgaaatgctAAACTAACAAAGAGTTCTTGGACAATTGTGACAATTGTTTTGACTTGGACAATAGAATTGTGACAATTGTTTTGACTGAAGCAGTCAAAAATAAACTCAGCACGTGActacaatgacaaacaataaacaatttgATTGTTgaacaacgtttttttttttcaggtttaatGGCTGTAACAGGTATATTCTTGTACTGTTATTTCACAGCGGTACACGCAAGAATAGTCGATTTCCACTGTAAGGGACCAGACAACAAAAGCATACCAGCTTTCAGGAGATTTCAGGTAGCAAGCAAGATTAAGATTAAACTCAATTTGTCACCCTAGAGGGTTGGTTCCAAAAACTCAACACATTTTACTTTACGGTCGTTTCTATCTCTGTCCTGTAACCCACCTTGTCCTGAACTCACTAACTTACGAAGAGTCTCCAATAAGAATACAATTTGTTCCGGAACTTGCCATAATCCTCGCCCAGAAACTCGGTTCTACATGTTGTAACTAACCGGAAGGTGCAGGTTCGGCTTAATGTATTTAGTAGTACTCACGGTACTTTCAGCAAGTTTGTGTGTCAAGTGACAGTTGCGCAAATTAGTTTTGAGATTAATaagacactgtgtatgtcaaaTTGCTGTTGCATACCCGCACGACTGCCGTCCACGTTGATATGTGGTCCCTGTTTGGACGTAatcactctttctcccttccaCGTACCAGCAGCTCGGATCGTATCGAGTTCATTTTCAAGCACCGATCGAGCCTGTGCGACAGCAGCATATGCTCGATTGGACGTGATAGTTTGGGGTCGTAGAATACTCCTCAAAGGGGTACTAACCCTACAAACAGCTGTCCGAAGAGGCATTGTATTTCTTCTGTCAAAAAGCCCccaacaaacagagaacactGCACAGAACGCGTGGGAAGGGGCAAGTAAGTGACGTCGACATAGGATATGTAACTGACTTGGGCGTAACGAAAAGAACCAATCAAATGTAAGGAGTGTACCTCGTCTGTACATTTTATCCaatcaaaaaaccaaaacaagtaGCTACACTTTACTCTAAAGGAAAGAGCTAGTATATTGGCTAGTGAGTTATTTAAGTTGGTTTGATTATGTGCCAGTTAAACTAATATATACTCCTTTGCAGCGTTGAGCGTCTACGGGAGGGCCAGTTTAAGCGTAGTTGTTATATATTTCCTGCCACTTCAGAAGTCTTCTGCCCTGACCAGATCTCTTTATTAGTTCGTTGTGCAGCGTGTTGTGGTCGTCGGGTCAAACTGTCGTTGGTTTTAGCGGTCCAAAGCCAAAATCTTGAAATTATCGGAACACTGGAATTGTGCTTAGATCGATAACTGATATTCTCTACCTTGGGGTTATGCATCAGTCAGTACTTCACTGTACTTAGGTAATCATGTGGGTGTTAAATATATCAGATAACTGTTGACTCATCGCTGACTGAATTTTCAGAACATTGTTGTGCTATATCATGGTGCCTCCTACGACCAACACGAACAGAGAGTACGGTACACGATATTCTCGTCCTGTGTTTAATACAAGAGCATTAGAGCGCGTTTAATGCATTTGGCTGACTTTGACAGTTCCAGTTCTACACAGGAATAGCATCTGCAGGTATTCGGTTCCTGAGCAAGCCAGCGTTAATAACAAAAATTATAAATGTGCAGTCATCTGTTAGACAATCCTACAAAGCCATTTCTGTTTAATGAATTATGTTTCtagaaaataatttaatattgcTCTCCATCACCACTCTCAAGGTCTTCAACGTTCAACGTCAAGTCAcatttagaaaaacattttatccaatcaaaaacatttctaaatgtaAGAAACATTTAGAAATTAACCTGTTGTctaaagacagaaacattctAGGTGTAACAAACCAACATTTGGTCTGCTTTATTGCTATAAATATGTTAGTCTGAATATTTAAAACTGGTCAGTAATCCAGAAAACCACAACAATTCCTAAGTTAGAGTTTTCCATATGGCATAATATTCTGTTACATAAAAACCATTTATCCATCAAATCACCTGCATCAATATCTTCATCTGaagttaatatttaaaaagtcaaaaaaataaaacaaaaaacaaaaaaaaaaacaacaacaacaacagaaagctAACTTCATCTGGGACTGATCAAAAGATAGCCTACAGTACCACAGTAACAGGACATCCATAACTACATTTGGAGCAGTCTGATTGTTTTTCCAGCCATGCTACTGTCAGGATGATGGGTTTGAGCAATTCAGGCCAAGGTTCTGAtgttctgctttgtgtgtgtgtggttttttttttttttgttgcgagtccaaatatatttataatagaAGTTAGTTCTTCAGTCCAGGATATAGTTCTGGGCCAACTCTCTGTCTGGGCTTCTGAGCAGTTTGGATCACTGTTCTGAGGGCATTGCGTAGTTCTGACTGTGGTCCTGATATACGAGCTGGGGCTGTTACTGGTTCTAGTTCTGTAACTGGTCCTGGTTCTGCTGGTCTGGGTCATGTGAGGACGCCCTTAATGAGGGAAGACGCTCTGCcgcttttgctctctctgccagAAACCTGTCAAACTCTGgacaagaaaaataacagagaatGACCCCACCAACATAACCAACATCTGGCTTTAATGAACTAACAACTATATGAGTGGATTTAAAATGAGGAAACACTGACAGGCTTCAATTAGACAGGCTTTTGAGGTTACATTTTTGAGACTTGTTATGTCAATACTGTTTTTCAAATTATACATcctttgtttttgaatatttaGTATGTTGAACTTTTAAATGGTTGGTTATTTACTCCAATAGGTTATTTACAATAATTAAAGGAATAAATGTAGGCTATTTAGAGggaagaatgaggaaaaaaaagagaatatgaaTTTTGGCTGCAAACCTTCACTGGTCACTCCCTCAGAATCAATCAGATCATCATCCTGTGGAACACAAACatgagagaaatattttaacCAATCAGGCGCCTGCATTCTATAGCCACGAGCACAAATCACAGCCTGTGAAATGTTCCAAAATTCAACCCTCAGATCTCTGTTAACAGAGAACCCATTCACAGCCTAAAACTGAGTCTGACAGTATCATTCACAGCCTAAAACTGagtttgatttcagttttacatAGTTAAAGCAAATGATGGGGGACTATATGACCCTGTTCTCTTGGGTTTAGTAGGTAACATGTGATCTATCATACCGTTTTGAAACATCTGTGTCCGTGCAAGTACTCACCAACAAGTGATCAAATTTCAGTGACAGGGAGCAATACTTTCAATTTTTTTGTaccttaataataataatatctgaatattaaacatttatgaatCTGAGATGCTGACATTTCTACCTCAAGGGGGCATTACGTAATGGGGCGGCAAAAGTGATGACTTGCACCAGTCAAGGCACAGAATCGGAAAACGTTTACTGTAATTGTTCTGTAGCACTCGCCCGTAAAGCTACAAGCACTTAgatttacaaacacagagtcttTTCTGACGTTGTCTGAAAATATAGACTGATGGGGAGGGTGAGTGCACTGAAGTCAGCATGGATGCTCTCTCACCTCGTCAAACTCAAGCCATTTTTCAATGTCGTCCATCACAGCACTCTGGTTAATGgggatctgagagagagagggagagggagagagagagaaaaagagagagaacagaacagaggagcGGTAAAAAGATGAAAGATCAGCCCAGTTTGTTTTAGCCCAACGCTCTTGAAACCGCAGATCTGCCCAATTCCAAAAGAAGGCCCTTGACCCTACCAGCAGACCGCTGCCCCCAACCAACAGGTCTCTGGCTTCAGCCAGAAGATACTCATGAAGTGACAGGGAGTGAACACCAGGATATGGAATAGTGTCCAAAATATCTAGTGGTCTGTGGAGTTTTGCTGCACTCAGGTCAGTAAAGCCCTTTGAAATACGACGGAGGTTTATAAGGAGGGTGAAGCAAGAGGTTTGAGGAGCGGCCTTAGGGAAAGGGAATATACGTCAGTTTGGAATTGGTCTGACGTGAAAGCGTCTTCCATATGAAACCTCAAATCAAATCCAGCAATCAACAGACCAAATAAGCAGCCATTGTAGAATCATCTCTCTCAGTtcgggttaaaaaaaaaccccctctgaTCTTACATAGAATAAGTACACTTGGACCTGCATAACTGTTCATTTGCTATTAAAAGCAATGAGAGATTTGGACAGATGCTCAAGTTACATGTACAAATCTCAAATCAAATGAGTCAGAAACGCTAAGGAAAGAGTGTTGAAGAACTATCTGAAGCGACGCAGAAAAACGAGTAGCTATAAGCACGCGTAGACTAAAGAACCTCAAATTAATGAAACAAGAATGCATAGCCTCCACCACATAAAAGGATTCAACCGTGGAACTGCACTTTGTGTGTTAAATGCAACAGCAAATTCATTCTAACACAGAGCCAAAGACCCCAGCGACAAATATCCACAAAGCCAAGCCAACAGCACTGCAACCTGCAAACCTGCTGGttcaaccagccaatcagaccCACCATTCCCTTTTCCACCATCCAATCAAATTGAGGGGAGGAGCCAAGGAGGGTGGAGTCTGAGCTGTCATCCTTCACATAGACAAagaggttattttttttagtgaCATGCAAAGACTTTGTACAAATTACAACAAACTGAAGGATGTTAGGGTTAACCAACAAACACGCTTCAGTGGGCAATCATAactctgaatatttcatatCTTTACATACATGTAACACAAGACTGAAGTCACATAAAGttagaacacaaacacagaaataactaCTACAGTCATATGATCTGGAGGATCAGTGTTAGTTTGATGGTTTCCAAACACGATACCCTTTCACTGACAGGTAAATTATTCAGATGCACTGACCGTTCCAGGCTGTAGTTGTGTATGAGCTGTGGCCAGAAGCTCTGAATCTTCCCTCTGCTCACTAAAAcatagacatatacacacacacacacacacacacacacacacacacagttcattaaTGGACTGAGTTCATTgaagaaatatttcatatttaatacaTGTGAGATTCAACAACATCTCACACCACAAAGTGTGCATGTTGTATTACTTATGAGTAAAGATGATTTCATATGACatatgaatcacacacacatacacacaaacgctctACAACTGAGTAATCTACCTTCTCTGCTGTGCCACCGTGgaactgctttgtttttgagAAAATTCATATTCTTTAGTGCCTGCGGAAAACAACACAATTTGGTGTGAAAATATATTCAGTTCTGCATATGACCCATGAAAATGAGTGTCAGGCACATTACGGATGCTTACTAAGGCCAGCCATCTGACTGGACAGTGTATTGACGGCTGTGTGTGCGAGAgctgcctctgattggctgactgggTAAGAGGTGGGGTTGAGGTCAATGAGGTTGTCAGACGCTGGgttctgaatgaaacaaaacgaaatgaaaagaaaacaaaaacagtattcAGAACCCATTATCACTGAGGAGTGGTACATTAGAACATGAAGAACAAGGTTCTAGAATTAGAACAAAGGGTCTGACCTGCTGTGTAGAGTTTT
It includes:
- the gcat gene encoding 2-amino-3-ketobutyrate coenzyme A ligase, mitochondrial encodes the protein MPLRTAVCRVSTPLRSILRPQTITSNRAYAAVAQARSVLENELDTIRAAGTWKGERVITSKQGPHINVDGSRAEILNFCANNYLGLSSHPEVVQAGIDALKKYGAGLSSVRFICGTQDLHKDLEKKLALFHEREDCILYASCFDANAGLFEVLLGPDDAVLSDELNHASIIDGIRLCRAKRFRYKHMDMNDLEDKLKESQSSRLRLVVTDGVFSMDGDVAPLREICDLAEQYKAMVFIDECHATGFLGSRGRGTDELLGVMDRVHIVNSTLGKALGGAAGGYTVGPKPLIDLLRQRSRPYLFSNSLPPPVVGCATRAVELLLASNEIAQSMAAKTMRFRNAMTQAGFTISGTTHPICPVMLGDARLASVMADDMLKLGVYVIGFSYPVVPKGKARIRVQISAAHTNEDIDRVVDAFIQIGRKHGVIS